The following coding sequences lie in one Paracidovorax avenae genomic window:
- a CDS encoding alpha/beta fold hydrolase, whose product MTEPTLNYVHCPGAAASPGDASREGEGGHRMAYWEWNGTGDPAHPHVVVCVHGLTRQGRDFDVLARRLARHARIVCPDVAGRGRSDWLADASHYQIPVYAADMLALLGHLHARAPVRVLDWVGTSMGGLIGMALCGQPELPLPAPVRRLVLNDVGPALEWAALQRIGQYVGRVVAFPSVAAAVEGLRVVSTGFGPHTAEEWQALSEPLLRPQPDGSVRLHYDPAIAENFRHLTPESARAGDAQLWQLYDAIRAQTLVLRGAESDLLLPGTAQAMAQRGPRARVVEWAGVGHAPTLVVAAQVDVVEQFLFGTPAADSQGAQEARP is encoded by the coding sequence ATGACAGAGCCTACGCTGAACTACGTACATTGCCCCGGTGCCGCGGCATCCCCCGGGGATGCATCCAGGGAGGGCGAGGGCGGGCACCGCATGGCGTACTGGGAGTGGAACGGCACGGGCGACCCCGCGCACCCCCACGTGGTCGTCTGCGTGCACGGCCTCACGCGGCAGGGCCGCGACTTCGACGTGCTGGCCCGCCGCCTCGCGCGGCATGCCCGCATCGTCTGCCCGGACGTGGCCGGGCGCGGACGCAGCGACTGGCTGGCCGATGCCTCGCATTACCAGATCCCCGTCTATGCGGCCGACATGCTCGCGCTGCTCGGCCACCTGCATGCCCGTGCGCCCGTGCGCGTGCTCGACTGGGTCGGCACCAGCATGGGCGGGCTCATCGGCATGGCCCTGTGCGGGCAGCCGGAGCTGCCGCTGCCCGCGCCGGTGCGCCGGCTGGTGCTCAACGACGTCGGCCCCGCCCTGGAATGGGCGGCGCTGCAGCGCATCGGCCAGTACGTGGGCCGCGTGGTGGCGTTCCCCAGCGTGGCGGCCGCGGTCGAGGGGCTGCGTGTCGTGTCAACGGGCTTCGGCCCGCATACCGCAGAGGAGTGGCAGGCGCTGTCCGAACCCCTGCTGCGCCCGCAGCCGGACGGCTCCGTGCGCCTGCACTACGACCCGGCCATCGCCGAGAACTTCCGGCACCTCACGCCCGAGTCCGCGCGTGCCGGCGATGCCCAGCTGTGGCAGCTCTATGACGCGATCCGGGCGCAAACGCTGGTGCTGCGGGGGGCGGAATCCGACCTGCTGCTGCCCGGCACGGCGCAGGCCATGGCGCAGCGCGGTCCGCGCGCGCGGGTGGTCGAATGGGCCGGCGTGGGCCATGCGCCCACCCTCGTGGTTGCCGCCCAGGTCGATGTGGTCGAGCAGTTCCTGTTCGGCACGCCCGCCGCGGACAGCCAGGGCGCGCAGGAGGCCCGCCCATGA